ACATAACAACAAGTCATAACACTACCCTCGCTCTTAGGTCGCATGATGCCCTCTATTCCAACTACGTCCGGCCAAACCTCCATCCCATTACGGCCTTCACGGATATCTTTACCCGCTACTCCGCACAGACCAAGCAGAAGCGAGTCCGATACTGATCTTCAAGTAAGCACACAGTCACTATGTTTACTCTAACAAGCGCCGCATAAGATTAAGCACTTGGTTTATACACAAAGGAGTTTATTGAAATAAGTTCTGTGAGATGTTATTGAGTGCATGTGGGCTTTTGTAGAGCTGTTGATTATGTTTTAAGCAGCGTTTTCTTTGTAATATCTAGACATCTAACATTGTGAAAGGGCTGCTACGTTCCATGAAAGGGAAATCTCCAACGTCCGACAAAAGAGACTCCGGCCCGTTATCACCGCGGCAAAGGAAGAACAGCTACAGCTTGGCAGAGAATGAGGCAGTCAATCCGCTAGATCTATTAAGGCAACGAAGCAAAAGTGAAGTTAGTGGTGAACAAAACTCGATTTTGTCTCCAAGAAAGAACAGTTCTGTCTCAAATGAACGTACAAATTATCAAGAATTGGCTGCCGACGACAAAGATACCGTAAATTCTCCCGCGAAGAATGGTTCTTTTACGCTTTCTCCGAGTGAAAACGGTCAGCGTAATTTGCAGGGGAGCACTTTATCCGATGAAGATGTAGTAACGAACGAGAATGGCAGTGTTAAGATCGGTGAGCCACCAGCCACGCACAGCACTGAGGAACCTGAAGAACGAAAGGCAAGCGTGGATTCTTGGAAAGACGATGCAATGATTCAAAAGATGACTTCTATAAAGTCATATTCGCCAGCTCCTTACAAGCAGGTAAAATGATCTCTTGTCAAGTGCCTTACAGGCCTACTAGCATGAAGCGTGCTATATTCATGGGCGTGGCCAGGGTGTCTTAAAAGGTGTATCAACTATCTCAAAAAGGGTCCAGTAAATTATCTATTTGACAGATGATCTCTTTTCTCCTAATTTGTTGTAGATTTTTATTCGCAATGACTATTTATAAATCCAGTGACGTTTTACAAACACGCCATGACTATTTATACTAATAGCCTTAGGCTATTTGTGAAAAGGAAGCTTCGCCGTCGGATTTGATACTTATAAAACcatatttaaataaaagttCCTTTCAGTTATAAGTCCgcttaagggtgtactgacatctgttgctaTAGAAGAGTGAATAAAACATAAAAGCCTTGTAGAAAGTCATATTTTCCAAGTTGACCACCACAAGTGTGCTGACTATTATGATGACGTTACcccgtgacgtcataatgtgacgtcatagatacagataaaagctaatatttcaagtaaaattgctcgaaaacaaatattgaatttgttttatgaATTTTAAGGGATGGGTGCACTAAGCCAAGcatgcgttttagaaatgattgagcaattgtttttttttatgatttttcaaaggtcgtgaaatccagattatttgatataattttggtttctgttagattaacgctaaatccatgcttggctatatgaaggagaatttaataaaaaggaatacagTAGAGATATTgggttttgaaataatttggctacaaaaaagattttttttagaaaacgcagaaccggaagtgaaacAAAGCCCGCGCGTGCTCATTCGGCCTGCTCAGACACACTGATATCTCACATGATGAAATTtaaatgaagtttaaaaaatcaaattccaatagtgtttcgtggtatttacacttcaaaggaacgatatccgtcatgtcatggtaaaaatggaaaacttattttaaaattctgataCAGCGCGCGCTACTTTGATTTTCAGTGGTTGCGCGAGCGTTCTGtgtttgcagcgcgcgcaggaagtgaaaattaaaaaactttGCCTTCAAAAAGGTTGGCTTGACTAAAACTTCGCTGAAtcttcgtttttacaaaatatggaAAATATCATCACCCGAAAAGGCAGAGATCACTTAAAGTCGATTTTTGGGAACTTGAaaagcatatttttgtttcttttacttcAGGAAAGCTTGGAATGATGAATTCCGTGTTATGTATATGAGCGCGCTCAACGCCACCAGCGTTTTAGCAACGTCGTTactgagcaacactaatgtcagtacacccttaaaacGATTTGAAATTCAATTCCTCCTAGAAATAGAAAAGAGGGTTAAGTTCTGTATTTTAAAGTAATGCCATAGTAATACTCGGTGTTATGAAAGTcgatgatgaaaaaaaataacttccTGCATTTTATTTAACAGCAGGAGAGTAAACCGCAGCGTCCATCCCCCTCACCCACGAGCATTGATGCAAAGACAAAAGTAAAGACTAGCTCATCAGGGGAAGACAGCCGCACCCCCAGCCCTAGTCCCGGTCCAAGTCCTCGGACCAGCTCCTCGGCCAGCCGTGCCCGTGTCGTCAGTGGAGGGTCTGGGCTAAAAGGGAAAAAGAACAAATGGCGAAGCGAGACAGATCTTTCAAGTCGCAAGAACTCAAGTACTGCAAGCAACCCACCAGTCAAGTGAGTTGTTACTGCGTTGTTGCATTCTTCGTATGGTACGACACTAACCCCTAACCCCCCTAACGTTTTATCTTAATTACACCTCGAGCCCCTCAGCCAAAAACTAACCACACCCTTCAACCACCCCTACCACCCAGACTCCCGACCCCATTTTCCTAAAGTTGACCAAGTACGTCGAGTGAAGCTCGAAAATTGGAATGTCATGATCAACGTAACTGAGTTCTTGTAATTTACTTCTTTGATACGTGATAACCCTCTTTCTAGGAAAAAGATGTCAACAAGAAGCATGGGTTTGAAAAGAGCGAGTTCCGTGAAGTACGTACAGTTACTCTATTTGTTTAATACTGGAAAATGTTATGATTCGCCGAAGTTTTGCTAGTgactttttttctaaactactAAACAATTTTTTCATAGTTCCTTGAACACTAAAGAGGAGCACCAAAAAGCATCCAAGGGTAAGTATATGGAAAATCAAGGGCTAGGTTAATAGGTAATCACTATTATCATGGTTATCTCCACTGTCAGTTGAAAATCTTCAATGTTATCATGGTTATTACCACCGCAAGTTGATAATTAAGTCATTTCATGCTGGAAAACAACATTGAGACGTTGTTAAAACAGGATAGCCCGATGTCACAATTCCCCCGCCCCCCTTTCCCGGTTACCTGGATGCAGTACTTACTACACTCATTAGAGGGCTGGTGATTGTGAGCGAGCGCATAAGCCAAGCGACTGTTGATTATCTGCTTATCGTTCTACAGGTGAGACCACGCGGTTGAACATTCGTGGCCGTTCGCTTAACCTTTATCCACCGACAGGCTTCGTCGAAAGCAAGTTTTCTGGTCAGCCACCGAGCGAAGCCTTGTGTCTGGAGTGGGTGTATCCTTGCCTTGATCCTCGTTCTCTAGTTCTCCATTGTGCAGTTTATCATCACTGAGTTTAAGTCTGCTTTGCCTGTAAATCGAACTTGATCTAAATTAGTGCCTTTGAAATTTCTCTCTATTCATATTTCTAAGACTACGTCTTTTGTCGGGCAAATTAGCGCACGTCTATGGGTTGTACTCCTAACGTCTTTGGTTCGGACCCAAATCTCTGCTCAGGTATTCTTAGAACCGCTTTGCTTGTTACGTTTGGCCCATCAGATGTTTGTTTTCTGCCTTGAATTGCGCGCAGATATGGGTACCGTGGTCGAGACTGCCGTGATAACCTGATGTATCTTAAAACGGGAGAACTGGTGTACAACATGGCCGCCGTAGTCGTGATTTACGATGAGCAACAACGCACGCAAAGGCATTACCTCGGCCACAACGATGACGTTAAATGGTAAGCGATTGTAGGCCTTACGATGACGTCAAATGGTAAGCGATGGTAGGCCACAACGATGACGTTAAATGGTAAGCGAAAGAAGGACACAACGATGACGTCAAATGGTAAGCCATTGCAGGCCGCAACGATGACGTCAAATGGACATCCATGGAAGGTCTCAACGATGACGTCAAATGGACATCCATGGTAGGCCACAAAGATGACGGCAAATGGTAAGCCATGGTTGACCACAAAGATAACAGCAAATGGTAAGCCATGGTTGGCCACAAAGATGACGTCAAATGGTAAGTGTCAAGTCTAACTATTTGTTTCAAGTGAAGGTTTATCTCATATTCTGAATAGCTTACCTTAGTGTTGGCTGACTTTTTTACGATTTTCAGCATTGCAGTTCATCCGAATCAGCAGTACGTGGCCAGCGGTCAGGTCGCCGGTCACGATAAGAAGGAGGGAAGGGTAAGATCTgcaccacaggcagcccaaggcggCTGTCAGAAGCATTTCTATAAAGGACGGTATGGGAAAATACCGAGCTTGTTATATCTGCTACGAGTTGTgtaactgttttattttcattatacATTCCCCATAAATTCATTTATAGAACAACTGACAGAGGCCTTGTTACTACGCTCAAGAAACCGATTCCGCATAACCGCATAATCTCTTATTCTTGTTCACCAGCCATAccgttttttaaaaattaaaatgaatACCATTTTGCATATTTCTAGCCTCATGTGCGCGTGTGGGACTCGTCCACTCTAGACACGCTACAAGTGCTGGGTATTGGTCACTTTGAGAGGGCCATCTCGTGCCTCGCCTTCTCTGTAGAGGTAAGCAGTTCccctctctcccctccccctccatactcacccctcccctaccacactcacccctccccctccacactcacccctctccctccacactcacccctacccctccacactctcccctccccctccataCTCACCACTGTCCCACCAtacttacccctccccctccacactcacccctccccctccacactcacccctccccctccacactcacccctcccccagtcATACTCTCCCCTCCCATTCCAcaatcacccctccccctccacactcacccctccccctccacactcacccctccccctccatactcacccctcccctccatacTCACTCCCCCTACCTATTCACCACTCCCCCTACCtattcacccctccccctccatacttacccctcccccactcacccctccccctccacactctcacccctccccctccacactCAAGATGCACAGCAAGATGCACTGAgcctataaaatatataatacaatCTGGGACTGAGGTCTCCCATGGTTATTCGCTAAGGGGGGGTTGCAGCCGTTTGGATAAATCAGTTGGTGTAACTGAAAGGTATAATAACTTTATCACAATTCGTTTCCAGTAGTTATtccagtatttatttatacattgtTAAGTGTAGTGTGCATAGGCCGACATACTGTAATTTAGCTTATGCTACAAAAGTATGAATAaacgattattattattattattacccctccccctccacactAACCCCTTCCCTTCCATATtctccccttcccctccacaCTCACCCCTACCCCTCCACACTCACCCCTCCACCTCCatactcacccctcccccttcatactcacccctctccctccacactcacccctacccctccacactctcccctccccctccataCTCACCACTGTCCCACCatactcacccctccccctccacactcacccctccccctccacactcacccctcccccagtcATACACTCCCCTCCCATTCCAcaatcacccctccccctccacactCCCCCCTCCATACTCACTCCCCCTACCTATTCACCACTACCCCTACCtattcacccctccccctccatactcacccctcccccactcacCCCTCCacactcacccctccccctccacactAACCCCTTCCCTTCCATATtctccccttcccctccacactcacccctacccctccacactcacccctccccctccacactcacccctccccctccatactcacccctccccctccataCTCACTCCCCCTACCTATTCACCACTCCCCCTCCatactcacccctcccccactcacccctccccctccacactcacccctccccctccacactCACTCCCCCTACCTACTTACCAATCCCCCTCTATACTCACCACTAccctacctacccaccacatCCGTTCTCGCCTCCCCTGAAGCACCCCCATAGAGATAAGCAGAACCCCTACCCCTCTCTCCCCTACCCCTTCATACTCACCACTCCCCCTACCTACTCACCATTCCCCCATCCCTTCTCGCCTCCCCTAAAGCACCCCATAGAGATAAGCAGAGtagccatttgccatttgtgCTAACGTATTATTCTTAACCACAATGTTCCAAAGTGTTTAAGGAAAAACAGGGTTCTAAAATCAAATCGGTACACGTAGCCTTGTTTGACGTAGTTTTGTGTGCAGATTTTGTCTTCACGCGGTTGTGTCATGCTACTTACCCATGATTCCCTGCAGGACCAGGGGCGTCATCTGGTGGCTGTAGATGAAGCAAATGAACACGTGATCTCTCTGTGGGATTGGGAACGAAATAGCAAAATCACGGAAACAAAGGTAAAAAAATCTTACCATCCATATATGGCATATGACCCGTCTTTATATAGTGACCCAGTATTGATAATAGTGCTCAACCTACTATCCATGCATGGTAATAACAGGTGAGTCGTCCTTATATGGTACTAACACGTGAGTCGTCATCCAAATATGGTACTATTACGTGAGTCATCATGCATATATGGCACTAACACGTTAGTCTACACCCTTATATGGCACTAAACACGTGAAAATCTTTTTTCCATATGTGGTACTATAACGTGACTCGCCATCCATATATGGTACTATCTCGTGACTCACCATCCATATATGGTTCTATCTCGTGACTCACCACCCATATATGGTACTATCACGTGACTCACCATCAATTTATGGCACTAATGCGTGACTGGCTCCCTCTAGGGCGCTAGTGATCCAGTTCTGATGGTCACATTTAATCCTCGTGACTCGTCATCCATCGTCTCTTGTGGCAAGTCGCACATCGCTTTCTGGTCAGCACTCGATAGTGGAGGACTGGTCAAGAAAATGGGCGTGTTCGGGGTAAGATTGATTGACATGAGCTTAACTGGGCGTGTGTTATTAGGGGTAtaagtatttatttttgtaaagATCAAGTTATATAGGGTAACTAGATCTTGCCTTGTTAGTAACAagctgttgttttttatttattgttgtttattgCAGAAATTTGACAAGCCCCGGTTCGTGTTATGTACCTGTTTCTTGTTTAACGGTGACTTGCTGACCGGTGACTCGAATGGGACTATATTCGTCTGGGCCCAAGGTACGCAACAACACCTAACCCTTCGATGTGTACTGccttgggtttttttttactctggcCATCGATAAGTAAACTACAAACCATCTTTTCCTTTCATCTCCTATGAATTATAACCCTTTTTAATGTTAATGTTTTCCCTCTCTTCCTGTGAATTCTTTCTCTTTTTACCACTAAGTTCATCCCACCATTCCTATACAGGCACCAACAACATCAGCAACGCCATTCTGGATGCACACGAGGTGAGTGGCGTGAGTGTTGCTGACGACCAAACGATATTGAACTCTGTGGCCTCTTGGCTATTAAGTGGTCTATACCAGGAAACATGTGCCTTCTTTAGCATGAAATTTggtcttgtttttgttgttgttgtttctgttTCTGTTTTTACTTTACCACGATAGGTGCTGCCGAGTGGTGTAGACAAGTAAATTACACAGTCCTTACTGTTACATATCATTCACAGGGTCCTGTGTTTACACTGTGCGCACTGCACGACGGAAGGTTTCTTTCGGGAGGCGGGCGTGACAGATTAGTGGTACTTTGGGATGAGAATTATCAACCGATACGAGAAATGCAGGTATTTGTAACAAGCACACATTATTACTATTCAAATTgtttggaatttgttttatataacaccatttaaagccgcattgtcaccagtttacttccggtcgattaccgaacaatatccgatgatttttaacggaaaacgcgaaaaatatttcaaaatattgaaagcagtgtgtctattggaagtttctttaaggatgtgattgataatttagagcggatggcctgttaaatatctcggattctaatagattattttgtcttttaaagtATGgagtttccgtcggacctccggaagtaaactggtgataatgcggctttaagaaaCAGCTACGGTGAAGCTTAGAGCGAAGCTCTTTggtcataaaaataaaaattctcGCCCGCGCACTCGGACAATATCCACTATATGTACAGACAATACGCGCTATATGTACGGACAATACGCGCTATATGTGCGGACAATACGCGCTATATATGCGGACAATACGCGCTATATGTGCGGACAATACGCGCTATATGTGCGGACAATACGCG
The sequence above is a segment of the Nematostella vectensis chromosome 2, jaNemVect1.1, whole genome shotgun sequence genome. Coding sequences within it:
- the LOC116613503 gene encoding 77 kDa echinoderm microtubule-associated protein encodes the protein MLHPSAPASDAELVEIFSHALNSGASLSDSHPVDLTAEAQTQDESAVKQTSHEKPTVAPSLINGSAVVVPNDELKGHVLNGSAVKELSHGKPAVSPNMVSESAVAVPNDGLNAHALNESAVKVTLNDYHALVSLSQTHFGNVSTNEVTLPQSGVTAFRRASAHVPVPDCLRRSTTESPGRNTPDDIYVKHTSQVTMPECLRRTLSDSSAAASVSTHVLRPVSPRRTSSFPVSLPVKPVVREKQVECDVNGNTKRQEMVNGFQADDKITLLETQVNQQRDEIVLLKSALADALRRLGSLEEMTKKPKGRMMPSIPTTSGQTSIPLRPSRISLPATPHRPSRSESDTDLQTSNIVKGLLRSMKGKSPTSDKRDSGPLSPRQRKNSYSLAENEAVNPLDLLRQRSKSEVSGEQNSILSPRKNSSVSNERTNYQELAADDKDTVNSPAKNGSFTLSPSENGQRNLQGSTLSDEDVVTNENGSVKIGEPPATHSTEEPEERKASVDSWKDDAMIQKMTSIKSYSPAPYKQQESKPQRPSPSPTSIDAKTKVKTSSSGEDSRTPSPSPGPSPRTSSSASRARVVSGGSGLKGKKNKWRSETDLSSRKNSSTASNPPVKKKMSTRSMGLKRASSVNSLNTKEEHQKASKGETTRLNIRGRSLNLYPPTGFVESKFSGQPPSEALCLEWVYGYRGRDCRDNLMYLKTGELVYNMAAVVVIYDEQQRTQRHYLGHNDDVKCIAVHPNQQYVASGQVAGHDKKEGRPHVRVWDSSTLDTLQVLGIGHFERAISCLAFSVEDQGRHLVAVDEANEHVISLWDWERNSKITETKGASDPVLMVTFNPRDSSSIVSCGKSHIAFWSALDSGGLVKKMGVFGKFDKPRFVLCTCFLFNGDLLTGDSNGTIFVWAQGTNNISNAILDAHEGPVFTLCALHDGRFLSGGGRDRLVVLWDENYQPIREMQIPESAGPVRAIVQGTVQADGTPHIAIGTTRNSLLHGTFDQGVDFIIKGHTDELWGLAVHPSDHVMVTCGYDKQIIMWDAADHTVMWHSQLEESLQSAAFHPTAFVLAVGTQSGNWMVLDALSGDQIAAFHDGPEQLDAIKYSPDGKFIAVGSHDNFIYLYTVSEDGRSYRRHGKLSGHSSFVTHLDWCVDSQYIQSNSGDYELLYWNAARCKQVVSAQSMRDIKWHTWTCVLGFPVCGIWPDGADGTDINACARSNLCHLLVTGDDFGQVNFFRYPSSRLKSDCQNCCGHSSHVTCVRFLHDDSRVISTGGKDCSVMQWKVHQA